A stretch of DNA from Telopea speciosissima isolate NSW1024214 ecotype Mountain lineage chromosome 5, Tspe_v1, whole genome shotgun sequence:
cttgcgaatgtcatttaTGCATGTGtgttataatatataattattagtaagatataggacgatataaatgtttagatgttgataggactttacattcttgtcttgcgatattatttatttttaccactatgatgcgaatggtgttggatttagttatgggactcggtcTTGGTTGGTCTTGGACttgaggattccataatatggactcactcatggcatgtagatctagggcttcgagcgggatccaagtgccggtgggtcttgggcttgagattgccgtacttgaaattgcattagaattgtccattgcattaggtggaaacgggatggtgaccgaccgagcGCCttggtattcacatctcgtacttgtatacgtgcgtatgggctagaggggcgagaggatagcggccgaccgtatttcggtatctatggactcgacctccggcctatgcacatgcgcctcactcatacaataggtgaatcttggctaggataaatgtttacccagtactatgaccctcgacgaggggttaggtgtcggtcaaatcgtgggttccgaccgttattcggtatacccaccgggaagttcgggctccaaccgtattttgggcgaacgggacgggatttgactcgggggtttgcgtatatctcttggtggagaccgtgcAAGAGGCTTCCGgtgcgactcgggtttgtcatcgtcggtataccatccgtttatggtaccgatgtcgggatgctacctaaggtgttgctatagtactataccgacttagttgtgtgttaggtggataacaataaaactatacatcatcattcattcatgtagcatgattgtaaattgtatgtgatgtacggtctaccttagtggtatgggacaccttggtatccgtccatcatgtatggtttgcgatcaaccccattcattattattattgtgtatgcttgtgtggcttagccactcattgggctcgattggagctcactcctcgaggaaacatatttttagttgatgcggtacattcgagcatgacggcacggagttcaagactccgatgaaggtcatgaagagtggtggactttgagtatgaggatcatggaccgagTGCTATcagtgagatgtgttccacgaggaacagtgattcttggtggtggccatctttttgttacactttgatgaactattttcgattcaaaggtgtattcttttattcctttcttgataagtgtatttattatacggtgataatacatagatccgattagaacccattgatatgaaggggtaaatttgaatagacaatattttatatgctatcacctagcctcgctaactcgatgttattaatattaatcctttcctttttcctattatttgtcgttgtgaatgagttagtcttgggtactgcatcagtgattctggtggttagagagcgtattgatacgctccagttgcattccccgtggtttagggatgggggtgtgacatatgATGCGTTCACAGagaaaaatttcaaacatacATACATATGAAATTGATTTGGCTGACAATTCGGGGATTAAACCTAAGTCCATGTTTGAGTATATGGGTAGGCACGCAGGTGGGAGGGAGAACCTTGGCTACACTAGTCAAGATCATAAGAACTATCTCCGAACTAAAAGACAGCGTTCACTAGCCTATGGTGAGCCAGGGAGTTTGTTGATgtattttgaaaaccaaagtaGTATCAATCATTCATTTACATACTCAATGCAATTGGACAATGATGAACAGATAACTaatattttttgggctgatCCGAAGATGAGAATTGATTATGCACAATTTGGCGATGTTGTTAGTTTGGACAACACATtttgcacaaacaaagagtaTAGGCCATTTGGGATATTTACTGGGTTTAATCATCACAGAGGAGCCATTATATTTGGGGCTGCACTTTTATATGATGAGACAGTTGAATCTTTCAAGTGGTTATTTGAGGCATTTGCGGAAGCACATGGGCAGAAGAAGCCTATCACCATCTTCATGGATCAAGATGCTGCTATGGCTAAGGCATTAACTGAGGTGTGGCCTGAGACATGGCATGGGCTGTGTACTTGGCACATAATGCAAAATGGCATTAAGCATCTCGGTAACTTGATGAAGGATGGCTCgcactttctttgagatttgAAAAAGTGTATATTTCAATATGATGAGGAAATACAGTTTGAGGATGAATGGCAAAAATTGCTTAAGAATTATGGAGTGGAGAATAATTCATGGTTGCAGCGCATATATGGCTTAAAATATAAATGGGCAAAGTGCTATATGAAAAATATCTTCACATTAGGTATGCGGAGTACACAGCTTAGTGAGAGTTTGAACAGTGACATGAAGGATTATTTAAAATCCACTTTGGACATTGTGCAATTTTTTAAGCATTTTGAACGGGTTGTGGATGCTAAGCGAGCCAACGAGTTAAAAGCTGAGTTTGATTCAAGAAACAACCTTCCAAGAAGAGTGAACTTGGTGTCACCTGTCATAAAACAAGCTGCGGAAGTCTATACTCCGTTGACTTTTGAACTCTTTCAAGAGCAGATGGATTGGCTTAGTGCTTGCCTCATCAAAAACAAGAATGAAAGTAATCTCATGTCTGAATTTTTTGTTGGTCTTGTGGAATCAAAATGTGAGTACAAAGTATGTTGTAACCCATCTAAGCTTATGATTAATTGTAGTTGCAAGAAATATGAGACATTTGGGATTCTTTGTTGtcattgtttgaaagttttggaTGTGCTAGATATCATGTGTATACCTCCAGCTTATATTTTGAAGAGATGGACACGGGGAGCAAGAAGCTTGGTAGTGATAGACAATGAGGGAAAACAGGTTGAAGAAGATAGTAACTTAGATAGTTCACAACGATATAGGCGTATAATGCTTGAACTTGTTAAAATGGCATCACAAGCTTCAAATTCAACTGAGGGTTATGCTTTGGTAATGTAGGTTACAAAAGAGTTACGTATACAGCTTGATTGTATCACAGCATCTAATGGCCCACAAGTGGTTGTCCCTAATGAGGTCCCTATGTTTGCAGTAGggctgaagaagaaagaaaaatgtccAAGTGGTAGACAGAAGAAGAGCAGGataga
This window harbors:
- the LOC122663283 gene encoding protein FAR1-RELATED SEQUENCE 5-like, which translates into the protein MGRHAGGRENLGYTSQDHKNYLRTKRQRSLAYGEPGSLLMYFENQSSINHSFTYSMQLDNDEQITNIFWADPKMRIDYAQFGDVVSLDNTFCTNKEYRPFGIFTGFNHHRGAIIFGAALLYDETVESFKWLFEAFAEAHGQKKPITIFMDQDAAMAKALTEFEDEWQKLLKNYGVENNSWLQRIYGLKYKWAKCYMKNIFTLGMRSTQLSESLNSDMKDYLKSTLDIVQFFKHFERVVDAKRANELKAEFDSRNNLPRRVNLVSPVIKQAAEVYTPLTFELFQEQMDWLSACLIKNKNESNLMSEFFVGLVESKYIMCIPPAYILKRWTRGARSLVVIDNEGKQVEEDSNLDSSQRYRRIMLELVKMASQASNSTEGYALVEALAQNGRAPGNYFLGYDGSNPSGFKDCSL